One window from the genome of Rhodobacteraceae bacterium S2214 encodes:
- a CDS encoding accessory factor UbiK family protein produces MQTKNKMLDDLSQLMTNAMGVAQGAKDEAGNAMSSMMDRWLADRDFVTREEFDAVRAMAQKAREENEALAARIAALEAK; encoded by the coding sequence ATGCAAACCAAGAACAAAATGTTAGACGACCTGTCGCAACTGATGACCAACGCCATGGGCGTGGCACAAGGCGCGAAAGACGAAGCGGGCAACGCAATGAGTTCGATGATGGACCGCTGGTTGGCTGATCGTGACTTTGTGACCCGCGAAGAATTCGACGCAGTGCGGGCGATGGCGCAAAAGGCCCGCGAAGAAAACGAAGCACTCGCGGCACGTATTGCGGCGCTTGAGGCGAAGTAA
- a CDS encoding M20/M25/M40 family metallo-hydrolase: protein MNLDLLKTLCETPGVPGNEHRVRDLITAEIDGLFDEVTTDPMGSLLCKRNGTGDNPTKIMLLCHMDEIGFLVSHISKDGYLYLNPVGGFDPRNLFSRRVRVCTDDGDYLGVMNPGGKPVHIASPEDRKKVPEVGDFFVDLGMGKKAHDVIKVGDFVVMEEPFIEIGDKIVSKALDNRIACWLGIEAMRALGDKGRGAEIHVAFTCQEEVGLRGGKTAAFAVKPDIGIGVDTTLACDTPGIPEKDATTTQGKGFGLHVRDSSFIADRDLVKQIEALAIANDIPFQRTMLAAGGQDGAAAQQAAAGARAVGIVVGTRYIHTVTEMIEKDDLQAALDILVAYLAEF from the coding sequence ATGAACCTCGATCTGCTGAAAACCCTGTGCGAAACCCCCGGTGTGCCCGGCAATGAACATCGCGTGCGCGACCTGATCACAGCCGAGATCGACGGGTTGTTTGACGAGGTCACAACCGATCCGATGGGGTCCCTTTTGTGCAAACGCAACGGGACTGGCGACAACCCGACGAAGATCATGTTGCTCTGCCATATGGACGAAATCGGGTTTCTGGTCAGTCATATTAGCAAAGACGGTTATCTGTACCTGAACCCTGTCGGCGGCTTTGACCCACGCAACCTGTTCTCACGCCGTGTGCGCGTTTGCACCGATGATGGCGATTACCTTGGCGTCATGAATCCAGGTGGCAAGCCTGTGCATATCGCCTCGCCCGAGGATCGCAAGAAGGTGCCGGAGGTCGGCGATTTCTTTGTTGATCTCGGGATGGGCAAGAAAGCGCACGACGTCATCAAAGTCGGCGATTTTGTCGTGATGGAAGAACCATTCATCGAAATCGGGGACAAGATCGTGTCAAAGGCACTGGATAACCGGATCGCCTGCTGGTTGGGGATCGAAGCGATGCGGGCACTTGGGGATAAAGGGCGCGGTGCAGAAATTCACGTGGCCTTTACCTGTCAGGAAGAGGTCGGCCTGCGCGGCGGCAAAACTGCGGCCTTTGCCGTGAAGCCTGATATCGGAATTGGTGTCGACACCACGCTGGCGTGCGACACGCCCGGTATTCCCGAAAAGGACGCGACAACAACGCAAGGCAAAGGGTTCGGCCTGCATGTGAGGGACAGTTCATTCATCGCGGATCGGGATTTGGTGAAACAGATCGAGGCGCTCGCGATTGCAAACGACATCCCCTTCCAGCGCACGATGCTCGCCGCCGGTGGCCAAGACGGGGCAGCAGCACAACAAGCGGCAGCCGGCGCACGGGCTGTCGGTATTGTCGTGGGTACGCGTTATATCCACACAGTGACCGAGATGATCGAAAAGGATGATCTACAGGCAGCGCTGGATATTTTGGTGGCGTATCTGGCGGAGTTTTAA
- a CDS encoding HD domain-containing protein, which translates to MTTPDIFAPFTALAAQLLPHACDNADDGSHDIAHIARVWANARTIHAAEGGDGRVLCAATLLHDCVSLEKDAADRSQGSRMAADKARGVLEGLEWDEADVDRVSHAIVAHSFSANVTPTTIEAKILQDADRLDAIGLIGVARCFYVAGRMGSGLYDPADPRAQKRELDDKAFAIDHFDTKLLTLADGFQTATGAAMAQDRHAALLTFRDGLLAEIGAEQR; encoded by the coding sequence ATGACCACACCTGATATCTTTGCACCTTTCACCGCATTGGCCGCGCAGCTTTTGCCGCATGCCTGCGACAACGCAGACGATGGGTCACATGACATTGCCCATATCGCACGGGTCTGGGCAAACGCGCGTACCATTCACGCGGCAGAAGGTGGGGACGGTCGTGTGCTGTGTGCGGCAACGCTGCTGCATGACTGCGTGTCGCTTGAAAAGGATGCAGCAGATCGGTCGCAAGGGTCGCGGATGGCGGCGGACAAGGCCCGAGGCGTATTAGAGGGGCTGGAATGGGATGAAGCGGATGTTGACCGCGTATCCCACGCGATCGTTGCGCACAGCTTTTCAGCAAATGTCACGCCAACAACGATTGAAGCAAAGATACTGCAAGATGCGGACCGTTTAGACGCGATCGGCTTGATTGGCGTGGCACGCTGTTTCTACGTCGCGGGGCGCATGGGGTCCGGCCTGTACGATCCGGCTGATCCTAGGGCGCAAAAACGGGAACTGGACGACAAGGCCTTCGCCATTGATCATTTTGATACCAAGCTGCTGACGCTTGCAGACGGGTTCCAAACCGCGACGGGTGCTGCGATGGCGCAAGACCGGCACGCGGCGCTTTTGACCTTTCGGGACGGCCTGCTGGCCGAAATCGGGGCCGAACAGCGTTAA
- a CDS encoding YbjN domain-containing protein, with protein sequence MALSEHYLETDDLHPIDLVEYVAEHHDWQFDRIHDDQIAMAVEAQWRTYAITVAWCAADETLRLICTYEMEPPANRIPALYEALNTINDMCWAGSFSWWGDEQMMVYRYGLVLAGDQAPSAEQIDTMIGAAVASCERYYPAIQLVTWADRSPKDAVQIAIAEAYGRA encoded by the coding sequence ATGGCACTTTCAGAGCATTATCTTGAGACGGATGACCTGCATCCGATTGATTTGGTTGAATACGTCGCCGAACACCATGACTGGCAATTTGACCGCATCCACGATGACCAGATCGCGATGGCGGTTGAAGCGCAGTGGCGGACCTATGCGATTACTGTGGCGTGGTGTGCGGCCGATGAAACGCTGCGGCTGATCTGCACGTATGAAATGGAACCGCCGGCGAACCGTATTCCGGCGCTTTATGAAGCGCTGAACACGATCAACGACATGTGCTGGGCGGGATCGTTTTCGTGGTGGGGCGATGAACAGATGATGGTCTATCGCTACGGTCTTGTGCTCGCGGGCGATCAGGCACCATCAGCGGAACAGATCGATACAATGATCGGGGCCGCTGTCGCGAGTTGCGAACGCTATTATCCTGCCATCCAACTGGTGACATGGGCCGACCGTAGTCCCAAAGATGCGGTTCAGATCGCCATTGCTGAAGCTTACGGACGCGCGTAA
- a CDS encoding aminotransferase class I/II-fold pyridoxal phosphate-dependent enzyme gives MSQLPNLTQAEPIPAAAKAEVTRILETGDLFRYTNDQSPVALLEAEFAAKLGSTYALAVSSCSAALFLSLKALGLPRDARVLIPAFTFAAVPSSVVHADCVPVLCECGDNYRIDLDDFAAKLPSVEAVIISHMRGHTSDMDAIMTLCDAAGIPVIEDAAHSLGTTWGDRNIGTIGKIGCFSFQSYKMLNAGEGGIMITDDAELVAKAIIMSGAYEHNWRKHPVLHAPFATWQNKLPLYNLRLNTLSAALIRPQLDALDQRVTDGRRNHDHVADQLNAHPNLAVPAKLSPENRAPDSIQFNLVDMTDAQIADFQRATQQAGLNVQIFGRSTDNARAFWNWHFLGDAPELPKTRAMLMNACDVRLPARLTQAECDAVAQVLLSAATQATQQKAA, from the coding sequence ATGTCACAATTGCCCAACCTGACACAAGCTGAACCAATCCCCGCGGCCGCCAAGGCAGAAGTCACGCGTATCTTGGAAACCGGCGACCTGTTTCGCTACACCAACGATCAATCTCCGGTCGCGCTGCTAGAAGCGGAATTTGCCGCGAAGCTTGGCAGTACCTATGCGTTGGCCGTGTCGTCATGCTCTGCTGCTTTGTTCCTGTCGCTCAAGGCGCTTGGGCTGCCCCGCGACGCCCGTGTTCTGATCCCCGCATTCACCTTTGCGGCAGTGCCGTCATCCGTGGTGCATGCCGACTGCGTGCCCGTGCTGTGCGAATGTGGAGACAATTACCGCATCGATCTAGATGATTTCGCGGCAAAGCTGCCATCGGTCGAGGCCGTCATCATCAGCCACATGCGCGGGCATACGTCGGACATGGATGCGATCATGACGCTTTGCGACGCGGCGGGAATTCCAGTCATCGAAGATGCAGCGCATAGCCTTGGCACGACGTGGGGCGATCGGAATATCGGGACGATTGGTAAAATCGGCTGCTTCAGCTTCCAGTCCTACAAAATGCTGAACGCGGGCGAAGGCGGGATCATGATCACCGATGACGCCGAACTTGTCGCCAAAGCGATCATCATGTCCGGCGCGTATGAACATAACTGGCGAAAACATCCGGTCCTGCATGCGCCCTTCGCAACATGGCAGAACAAGCTACCGCTTTATAACTTGCGTCTGAACACGCTGTCTGCGGCTTTGATCCGGCCACAGCTGGACGCATTGGACCAGCGCGTCACAGACGGGCGGCGCAATCATGATCATGTTGCAGACCAATTGAATGCACATCCGAATTTAGCGGTCCCCGCAAAGCTTTCCCCTGAAAACCGCGCACCGGATTCAATACAGTTCAATCTTGTCGATATGACAGATGCGCAAATCGCGGATTTCCAGCGTGCTACTCAACAGGCTGGTCTGAACGTCCAAATCTTTGGGCGCTCCACGGATAACGCGCGTGCGTTTTGGAACTGGCATTTTCTTGGGGATGCACCTGAACTGCCCAAAACCCGTGCCATGCTGATGAATGCCTGCGACGTGCGGCTGCCTGCACGACTGACGCAGGCGGAATGTGATGCAGTGGCGCAGGTGCTGCTATCAGCAGCGACCCAAGCTACACAGCAAAAGGCTGCGTAA
- a CDS encoding FAD-binding oxidoreductase codes for MSVLYRNDTQGQFPNSWYAATVDAPPIRSDLRGANAADVCIIGAGYTGLSAAKLLAEKGLSVVVLEAHRAGFGASGRNGGQVASGYNAPQRLLAKKLGADTARDLWALTQEAKADVATNCETIAPDAQWKPGVAHGCYSAKERDGHHADAAYLQDTYGYDQIKTFTQSEFADVVGSPLYQGGTIDWGAAHIHPLRYVLALAKAAEDAGAVIYENSAVHHIGKGPKVTLRTGKGHVTADHLIIATNGYISGLERKVAATIMPVNSFICATAPLSDAQAAILKQDIAVEDSKNDVNYYRLSDDKRLLFGGRAAARTTFPQDIGAMLRPRFTALFPTLGGISIDYAWGGTLGVTISGLPAIQRIDNNIVSAGGYTGHGVALSGLCGKILGEAVAGHASRFDTLATLPTPAFPGGTALGRPLLQMVLAWNGLREKLGL; via the coding sequence ATGAGCGTCCTGTACCGCAACGACACCCAAGGCCAATTCCCGAACTCGTGGTACGCGGCCACGGTTGATGCGCCCCCTATACGGTCGGACCTACGCGGCGCAAACGCGGCGGACGTTTGCATCATTGGCGCAGGATACACAGGATTATCGGCGGCAAAGCTACTTGCCGAAAAAGGTCTGTCCGTCGTCGTCTTGGAAGCCCATCGCGCGGGCTTTGGCGCATCGGGCCGCAACGGCGGTCAGGTCGCGTCCGGCTACAATGCACCGCAACGCTTACTGGCGAAAAAGCTAGGGGCAGATACCGCACGCGATCTTTGGGCATTGACCCAAGAAGCGAAAGCAGACGTCGCGACGAACTGCGAAACCATCGCACCCGATGCGCAATGGAAGCCAGGCGTCGCACATGGGTGTTATTCTGCGAAAGAACGCGACGGCCATCACGCTGACGCCGCCTATTTGCAGGACACCTATGGCTACGACCAGATCAAGACGTTCACGCAATCGGAGTTTGCCGACGTTGTCGGTTCCCCTTTGTACCAAGGCGGCACGATTGATTGGGGTGCGGCCCATATTCATCCGTTGCGCTATGTGCTGGCGCTTGCCAAAGCTGCCGAAGATGCGGGCGCGGTGATCTATGAAAACAGTGCCGTACACCACATTGGCAAAGGCCCCAAAGTCACGCTGCGCACTGGCAAAGGTCATGTCACCGCCGACCATCTGATTATCGCGACCAACGGTTATATCAGCGGTCTTGAACGCAAAGTCGCGGCCACGATTATGCCCGTGAACAGCTTTATCTGTGCAACGGCCCCGTTATCCGACGCCCAAGCGGCTATTCTAAAACAGGATATCGCGGTTGAGGACAGCAAGAATGATGTGAATTACTACCGTCTTTCTGATGACAAACGCCTGCTTTTTGGTGGACGCGCGGCAGCCAGAACCACATTCCCGCAAGACATCGGCGCGATGCTGCGCCCACGTTTCACCGCGTTATTTCCGACCTTGGGTGGGATCAGTATTGATTATGCGTGGGGCGGGACATTGGGCGTTACGATTTCGGGGCTGCCCGCAATCCAACGGATCGACAACAACATTGTCTCTGCGGGTGGATATACGGGCCACGGGGTGGCACTGTCCGGCTTGTGCGGCAAGATCTTGGGCGAGGCCGTCGCAGGCCATGCATCACGGTTCGACACGCTCGCAACATTGCCGACGCCCGCCTTCCCTGGCGGCACCGCACTGGGACGTCCATTGTTGCAGATGGTGCTCGCATGGAACGGATTGCGCGAAAAACTAGGGCTTTGA
- a CDS encoding glutamine synthetase family protein has product MSWIDALPNAAKTYLETNRLDEVECVIGDLPGIARGKAVPAAKWEKQQFFHLPESIFFQTITGDWGEAAGPAGFTEPDMILRPDMSTATAAPWTEDGTLQVIHDAYRTNGDPIGFSPRNVLKHVVAKYAEQGWTPVVAPEMEFFLVARNTDPAKKIEPMVGRTGRPVAGRQAYSMSAVDDFGPVIDDIYEFAEIQGFEIDGITQEGGAGQLEINLLHGDPVKLADEVFYFKRLIKEAALKHDCFATFMAKPIEGEPGSAMHIHHSVLDSQGRNIFTGADDSETPAFMNFIGGLQKNLPNVVAIMAPYVNSYRRYVRDHAAPINLEWGRDNRTTGIRVPLSNPAARRVENRLAGMDCNPYLCIAASLACGYLGMMNGTKPDEIYRGDAYDGEDDIPQGLYAALDLFDEATDIHDIMGPDFARVYSIVKRAEYNEFLQVISPWEREHLLLNV; this is encoded by the coding sequence ATGAGCTGGATTGACGCGCTACCGAATGCTGCCAAGACTTATCTCGAAACGAACCGCTTGGATGAAGTCGAATGTGTCATCGGCGATCTGCCCGGCATTGCGCGTGGTAAGGCCGTGCCTGCCGCCAAATGGGAAAAACAACAGTTCTTCCACCTGCCGGAATCAATCTTTTTCCAGACTATTACGGGCGATTGGGGCGAAGCCGCCGGCCCTGCCGGTTTCACCGAACCGGACATGATCCTGCGCCCAGATATGTCGACCGCAACCGCAGCCCCATGGACCGAAGACGGAACCCTGCAGGTCATTCACGACGCATACCGCACGAATGGCGATCCCATCGGGTTTTCTCCGCGCAATGTTTTGAAACACGTCGTCGCGAAATATGCTGAACAAGGCTGGACCCCCGTCGTGGCCCCTGAAATGGAATTCTTTCTGGTTGCCCGCAACACTGATCCCGCCAAGAAGATTGAACCGATGGTTGGGCGTACCGGTCGCCCCGTCGCGGGACGGCAGGCCTATTCGATGTCCGCTGTTGACGACTTTGGTCCGGTTATCGACGACATTTACGAATTTGCGGAAATCCAAGGGTTCGAAATTGACGGCATTACTCAGGAAGGTGGCGCAGGCCAGCTCGAGATTAACTTGCTGCATGGCGACCCCGTGAAATTGGCCGACGAGGTGTTCTATTTCAAACGCCTGATCAAGGAAGCAGCGCTGAAACACGATTGTTTTGCGACCTTTATGGCCAAACCGATCGAGGGCGAACCGGGCAGTGCGATGCACATTCACCATTCGGTTCTTGATAGCCAAGGGCGCAATATCTTCACCGGGGCCGACGATTCCGAAACGCCTGCGTTTATGAATTTCATCGGTGGTCTGCAGAAAAACCTGCCCAATGTGGTCGCGATCATGGCCCCCTATGTGAACAGCTATCGGCGCTACGTCCGTGATCACGCCGCACCGATTAACCTTGAATGGGGCCGCGACAATCGCACCACGGGAATTCGTGTACCGCTGTCTAATCCTGCGGCGCGACGGGTCGAAAACAGGCTCGCTGGAATGGATTGCAACCCTTATCTGTGCATCGCGGCTTCATTGGCTTGCGGGTATCTGGGTATGATGAACGGAACAAAGCCGGACGAAATTTACCGCGGCGATGCCTACGACGGTGAAGACGATATTCCGCAGGGCCTGTACGCAGCGCTTGATCTGTTCGACGAAGCGACAGACATCCACGACATCATGGGCCCCGATTTTGCGCGGGTTTATTCGATCGTCAAACGGGCCGAATACAATGAGTTTCTTCAGGTGATCAGCCCGTGGGAACGCGAACATTTGCTGTTGAACGTGTAA
- a CDS encoding type 1 glutamine amidotransferase: MKIGILQTGHSPKELLGETGNYADLFVNLLAGQDFDFTTYSVVDMEFPANAEAADGWLITGSKHGAYEDHPFIAPLETLIRDIYAADLPLVGICFGHQIIAQALGGKVEKFKDGWAVGRQTYDWQGEEIHLNAWHQDQVVTLPDDATVCARNDFCENAALIYGKKAFTVQAHPEFDGNFIAGLATHRGPGVVPDAQLDAARATIDAPVHNARLARQIGSFFKERSIA, encoded by the coding sequence ATGAAAATCGGCATTCTTCAAACCGGACATTCCCCAAAAGAACTTTTGGGGGAAACGGGCAATTACGCGGACCTTTTTGTCAATCTTCTGGCAGGGCAAGACTTCGATTTCACGACCTATAGCGTCGTTGATATGGAGTTCCCCGCCAACGCAGAAGCGGCCGATGGTTGGCTGATTACGGGATCAAAACATGGCGCATATGAAGATCACCCGTTTATCGCCCCTCTCGAAACCCTGATCCGCGATATCTACGCTGCCGACCTGCCGCTTGTTGGCATTTGCTTTGGCCATCAAATCATTGCGCAGGCGCTCGGTGGGAAAGTCGAGAAATTCAAGGACGGTTGGGCCGTTGGTCGTCAGACTTACGATTGGCAAGGCGAAGAAATCCACCTGAACGCATGGCATCAGGACCAAGTGGTCACCCTCCCCGACGATGCAACCGTTTGTGCGCGCAATGACTTTTGCGAAAACGCGGCGCTGATCTATGGAAAGAAAGCGTTCACCGTTCAGGCGCATCCCGAATTTGACGGCAACTTCATCGCTGGTCTCGCGACACACCGCGGCCCCGGCGTCGTTCCTGACGCGCAACTTGATGCTGCCCGTGCGACGATTGATGCGCCGGTTCATAACGCCCGCTTGGCCCGCCAGATCGGGTCGTTCTTTAAGGAAAGGTCCATCGCATGA
- a CDS encoding glutamine synthetase family protein, with protein MSWLHDHPEVRNVRCGAADLNGQARGKRVPRRFAEKLETEGTRFPLSVLNLDIWGEDIDDSPMVFETGDPDGLLLPTERGYVPMPWLSAPSALIPVWMHAEDGTPYAGDPRHALARVVDRYKALGLTPVAATEMEFYLVDDSGREIRQPMSPRSGKRRPGAEILSLRALDAFDDFFNDLYDACEAMDIPAEAAISEAGTGQFEVNLEHVPDALKAADDAWLFKMLVRGLARNHGMAASFMAKPYDDYAGNGLHTHFSVIDADGNNLMANDTFEGTDMLHNAIAGCLKGIPDLALIFAPHGNSYERLVPNSHAPTGICWAYDNRTASIRVPGGSYKARRVEHRVAGGDVNPYLFLAAVLGSALIGIEDNLKPGAPITGNAYDQDLPQVPSTWADAIEAFDKSPIARRIFDPLLVDNFVLTKRQEMMNFDQLTPEEQLDLYLDTV; from the coding sequence ATGTCATGGCTACACGATCACCCCGAAGTCCGTAACGTCCGCTGCGGTGCAGCCGACCTGAACGGTCAAGCAAGGGGCAAACGCGTCCCCCGCCGCTTTGCTGAAAAGCTGGAAACCGAAGGTACACGTTTCCCGTTGTCCGTCCTGAACCTCGATATTTGGGGCGAAGACATCGACGATAGTCCAATGGTCTTTGAAACGGGTGATCCCGACGGATTGTTGCTGCCGACGGAACGTGGCTACGTGCCGATGCCTTGGCTGTCGGCCCCATCCGCATTGATCCCTGTTTGGATGCACGCCGAAGACGGGACACCTTACGCAGGTGATCCACGTCATGCGCTGGCGCGGGTGGTTGATCGGTACAAGGCGCTTGGCCTGACCCCCGTCGCCGCGACCGAGATGGAATTTTATCTTGTCGACGACAGTGGCCGCGAAATCAGGCAACCCATGTCGCCACGATCAGGCAAACGCCGACCGGGTGCAGAAATTCTTAGCCTGCGTGCACTTGATGCCTTCGATGATTTCTTCAACGATCTCTATGATGCCTGCGAAGCAATGGATATTCCGGCAGAGGCCGCGATTTCGGAAGCAGGTACCGGTCAGTTTGAAGTGAACCTTGAACATGTGCCTGACGCCCTAAAGGCTGCGGACGATGCGTGGCTGTTCAAAATGCTAGTGCGCGGTCTCGCTCGTAATCACGGGATGGCGGCCAGTTTCATGGCCAAGCCATACGATGATTACGCAGGCAATGGTCTACATACGCATTTCTCGGTCATTGACGCTGACGGCAACAACCTGATGGCCAATGATACGTTCGAAGGCACTGACATGCTGCACAACGCAATTGCGGGTTGCCTAAAGGGTATTCCTGACCTCGCGCTTATCTTCGCGCCGCACGGCAATTCCTATGAACGCTTGGTGCCAAACAGCCATGCCCCGACTGGTATTTGCTGGGCTTACGACAACCGCACCGCGTCCATCCGCGTCCCTGGCGGCAGCTATAAAGCGCGGCGTGTCGAGCACCGTGTCGCCGGTGGCGACGTGAACCCGTATTTGTTCCTCGCCGCCGTGCTTGGGTCCGCGTTGATCGGGATCGAAGACAACTTGAAGCCCGGCGCACCGATCACCGGCAATGCCTATGACCAAGACCTGCCTCAAGTGCCCAGCACTTGGGCCGACGCAATCGAAGCCTTTGACAAAAGCCCGATCGCGCGACGCATTTTCGACCCGCTTCTGGTCGACAATTTTGTCCTGACCAAGCGGCAGGAAATGATGAACTTTGACCAGCTCACACCCGAAGAACAACTGGACCTGTATCTCGACACGGTCTGA
- a CDS encoding amino acid ABC transporter permease gives MSCFETIAAYAFRSIGYGERLLPRTDFTLCQQFTLIGSGMIWNIYFGLLALLVGFCIATLVAMGKASPRAMLRKPAEWFIFVFRGSPLFIQFFFAYFLFLSLKGVYPIFSPLTSATFGALVVLILNTAAYTGEIFYGALQSIPKGDTEAADAYGMTGWPRFKRIIWPTMLRLAWPAYTNEAIFLFHATTLVFFAGFPAFQQRGDALYYANYFADKTFNPFIPYPILAGYFILVTLCVIGLFGLINARLNRHLPSERRTKLKIKPQIIR, from the coding sequence ATGAGTTGTTTTGAAACCATCGCGGCCTACGCTTTCCGGTCTATCGGGTATGGCGAACGTCTGTTGCCGCGCACCGATTTTACGCTGTGCCAGCAGTTTACGCTGATCGGTTCGGGCATGATCTGGAACATCTATTTCGGATTGTTGGCGCTGCTCGTGGGGTTTTGCATTGCGACACTTGTGGCGATGGGCAAAGCAAGTCCGCGCGCCATGCTGCGTAAACCAGCTGAATGGTTCATCTTCGTGTTTCGCGGATCTCCGTTATTTATCCAATTCTTCTTTGCCTATTTCTTGTTCCTATCGCTAAAGGGCGTCTATCCGATCTTTAGCCCGCTGACGTCTGCGACCTTCGGGGCGTTGGTCGTGCTGATCTTGAATACGGCTGCCTACACCGGCGAGATTTTCTACGGAGCGCTGCAGTCTATTCCCAAAGGCGACACAGAAGCCGCCGATGCTTACGGCATGACCGGCTGGCCGCGCTTCAAACGGATCATCTGGCCGACGATGCTGCGACTGGCTTGGCCCGCTTACACGAACGAAGCGATCTTCCTATTTCACGCAACGACCCTTGTGTTTTTCGCAGGTTTTCCAGCATTCCAACAACGCGGCGACGCGCTGTATTACGCGAACTACTTTGCCGACAAGACGTTTAACCCGTTCATCCCATACCCAATTCTTGCGGGCTATTTCATCTTGGTAACGCTCTGCGTGATCGGCCTATTCGGATTGATCAATGCGCGTCTGAACAGGCATCTTCCGTCCGAACGCCGGACCAAACTGAAGATAAAACCGCAGATCATTCGATAG
- a CDS encoding ABC transporter permease subunit, with protein MFTYCADPASLEGLTWLSCYLTTGKHMNMYWAFGTVLLLLAITAPISLAFGFGGASAARSQIAPLRWIGKGYMSVVRGIPDIVFFLFFVIALDQGLEYLRHKIKCPDWDEPIRQGSDFIVCQAAKLPLGNAPQWVHETYGFALAVLTFAIVFGAFAANVLFGAMRAVPRGQVETAEAYGMTNRQSFWRIIVPQMWVYALPGLSNLWMVLIKATPLLFLLGVEDIVYWARELGGSKTPNFTDYPHPDWRMWYFGALLVFYLCFTKVSEVVLDRIMARLTRGQATAAGEAQRKAAA; from the coding sequence ATCTTTACATATTGCGCTGATCCCGCCTCGCTCGAGGGGCTGACATGGTTGTCTTGCTACCTGACCACGGGCAAGCACATGAATATGTATTGGGCATTCGGCACAGTCCTGCTGTTGCTGGCCATCACGGCCCCTATATCGCTCGCCTTCGGATTTGGCGGTGCGTCCGCTGCCCGCAGCCAGATCGCGCCACTGCGCTGGATCGGCAAAGGCTACATGTCCGTTGTGCGCGGCATCCCTGACATCGTCTTCTTCCTGTTCTTTGTGATCGCCCTTGATCAGGGGCTGGAATACCTGCGCCACAAGATCAAATGCCCCGATTGGGATGAACCGATCCGCCAAGGCAGCGACTTTATTGTTTGTCAGGCCGCGAAACTGCCGCTTGGAAATGCCCCACAATGGGTCCACGAAACCTACGGTTTTGCCCTTGCTGTGTTGACCTTTGCAATTGTTTTTGGCGCTTTCGCCGCGAACGTCCTGTTTGGCGCGATGCGCGCTGTACCACGTGGTCAGGTTGAAACCGCAGAGGCCTACGGCATGACCAACCGCCAGTCATTCTGGCGCATTATCGTCCCGCAAATGTGGGTCTACGCCCTGCCCGGCCTGTCGAACCTGTGGATGGTTCTGATCAAAGCCACCCCACTGCTGTTCCTATTGGGGGTTGAAGACATCGTTTACTGGGCCCGCGAATTGGGCGGTTCCAAAACGCCAAACTTCACCGACTACCCGCACCCCGATTGGCGCATGTGGTATTTCGGTGCGCTGCTCGTGTTTTACCTGTGCTTCACCAAAGTGTCCGAAGTCGTGCTGGACCGTATCATGGCCCGCCTGACCCGTGGCCAAGCCACAGCGGCGGGGGAAGCCCAACGGAAGGCCGCCGCATGA